In one Mucilaginibacter ginsenosidivorax genomic region, the following are encoded:
- a CDS encoding GIN domain-containing protein gives MATFKKLREMIQIKGNGNIVSKEIHVSSFIRLHLSGKGLFELIQSNEEKVIVETDENLVDFFEIVNSGRTLYISADGKFRKPVYTQCIVRVFLRQIDSLYIRCDQGDIKCDHLITLQNLLEIKIQSIGNTSLNINAPAIKLLSQCQGNVTLEGKCQLLEVKNQSEGSFTSREMATDILLFKNMSVGDVKLFAEKQISISHYGEGQVNYWGNAVLKEVKQYGTGQIKHLENIN, from the coding sequence ATGGCAACGTTTAAAAAATTAAGAGAAATGATACAAATAAAAGGAAATGGAAACATAGTTTCCAAAGAGATACATGTAAGTTCATTTATACGGCTTCACCTATCGGGGAAAGGCCTTTTTGAATTAATTCAGTCGAACGAAGAAAAGGTTATTGTTGAAACTGATGAAAATTTAGTTGACTTTTTTGAAATAGTAAATTCCGGAAGAACGCTATACATATCTGCGGACGGGAAATTCAGAAAACCTGTTTATACTCAATGTATCGTAAGAGTATTTCTGCGACAAATTGACTCCCTATATATTCGCTGTGATCAGGGCGACATTAAATGTGATCATCTGATAACACTTCAAAATTTGCTGGAAATAAAAATCCAGAGTATCGGGAATACGTCTTTAAATATCAACGCACCGGCTATTAAATTACTAAGCCAATGTCAGGGAAATGTTACGCTGGAAGGCAAATGCCAGTTATTGGAAGTAAAAAATCAAAGTGAGGGAAGTTTTACTTCCAGGGAAATGGCGACGGACATTTTATTATTCAAAAATATGTCGGTCGGCGATGTTAAATTATTTGCCGAAAAACAGATTTCAATTTCGCATTATGGAGAGGGGCAGGTAAATTATTGGGGAAATGCGGTGCTAAAGGAAGTAAAACAATATGGCACAGGCCAGATAAAACATCTGGAAAACATCAATTGA
- a CDS encoding FAD-dependent oxidoreductase — protein sequence MSNKAIIIGAGIAGPLLAIQLKRNGYAVEVYEAREQDAGEGAFLGLTPNGLNVLMQYIPLASLKSEFAHGSMYFYNSKGKLIGELLTGYQKEKYGAETIQVKRGHLHKLLHKAAEDEGIIINYNKRVVSISETQKDVVAIFDDNTKVSGNILFGCDGAFSVVRKTAFANAGKPLYTKNIGTGGFAYLPQLNKPSAGINMTFGERGFFAYAVSNKGEIWWFNNYYREKEPDKEEIKTKLDAEIRSYLLELHKNDDRLFSEIINASHQLSVYPVYDIPKLEKWSTSKICLLGDAAHATSPHVGQGASMAMEDTVAVLKCMAQNRDIEKAFKEFQAIRQQRVERIIKESRKAGDSKSKPNPVATWFRDVFLKYFIKSQVKKLDWIYGYRP from the coding sequence ATGTCAAACAAAGCAATTATTATAGGTGCAGGAATAGCAGGACCATTATTAGCTATTCAATTAAAACGAAACGGGTATGCTGTGGAGGTTTATGAAGCGCGGGAACAGGACGCCGGTGAAGGCGCCTTTTTGGGCTTAACTCCAAACGGTTTAAACGTTTTGATGCAATACATTCCGTTAGCGTCTTTAAAAAGCGAATTTGCACATGGTTCCATGTATTTCTATAATAGTAAAGGTAAACTGATTGGCGAACTACTTACCGGCTATCAAAAAGAAAAATATGGTGCCGAAACTATCCAGGTAAAACGGGGGCACCTACATAAATTACTCCATAAGGCGGCAGAAGATGAGGGTATCATAATAAATTATAATAAAAGGGTTGTAAGCATTTCCGAAACACAGAAAGACGTTGTTGCTATTTTTGATGATAATACCAAAGTTTCAGGAAATATATTATTCGGATGTGATGGTGCATTCTCTGTTGTAAGAAAAACAGCTTTCGCAAACGCGGGAAAACCTTTGTATACAAAAAATATCGGCACCGGAGGATTCGCTTATTTACCGCAACTAAATAAACCATCCGCAGGGATCAATATGACGTTTGGCGAACGCGGTTTCTTTGCTTATGCCGTATCCAATAAGGGTGAAATTTGGTGGTTTAATAATTATTACCGGGAAAAGGAACCAGATAAGGAAGAGATTAAAACCAAATTAGATGCGGAGATCCGTTCGTATCTTTTAGAATTGCATAAAAACGATGATCGGTTATTTAGTGAAATCATAAATGCGTCGCATCAACTGTCTGTTTATCCGGTTTACGATATCCCTAAACTCGAAAAATGGTCAACCTCCAAAATTTGCCTTCTAGGCGATGCCGCTCATGCTACATCGCCCCACGTAGGGCAGGGGGCTTCAATGGCTATGGAGGATACGGTGGCGGTATTAAAGTGCATGGCACAAAACAGGGATATCGAAAAAGCGTTTAAAGAATTTCAGGCTATCCGTCAACAAAGGGTTGAAAGAATTATAAAGGAATCGCGTAAAGCGGGCGATTCGAAATCAAAGCCAAATCCTGTTGCCACATGGTTCAGAGATGTTTTTTTGAAATATTTTATCAAATCGCAGGTAAAAAAACTCGACTGGATTTATGGTTATCGGCCATAG
- a CDS encoding DUF6493 family protein: protein MSIVDDFTRILEKGQEAKIIPFLQTLDKAQKKQLVPELKKLYKIYSEYKETKSGSYKRKGTDAQIHILGVTGFVCHNRKDFAQDQEGILNKKTMDAILPWYCPTWFNDFINHPAANEFSIWFLDYAWYMEMAEHGYIGFNPAILARLLPYYLYKAGRAQQQTYLPDNLIYRSITLAEHIWYLFEHESDVHLADKPFNLPGVPAEGIWTHAFKTHSDAGRIDRQRVLKECLKAANSNFAQYAANWFVSLFMHLEPSKTELLTLQDDLLHLLNSPHSKPVNTAIKYIKDICDDAGFNIDAFLDHVPLLLSSESKATVSTTLMTLDKLAKKYKDKAETIMGIGCQAFIHQDNSLQVRAAKLLQKYGDPASEDLKAALAAYQDALLFDARNLLTAFLDNSEEVPAEASHPQEQPEPQQALVQIPYPQTFDELVFLASQAFDNNQPYHFDLLPAALLHFQGEMTAKNISKLIPAFQRACKMISSDFTSTMGYLDNMLATFFADYSRLLVELYPLQTTELKQLRESFMEAFKKHELWGRYISRIDNVKSWNRGSSYKTHKHVLLAAFFMLERKINLPMLSTPTHEPCWVSPLTLVQRLIKYKVANVAPADIDFQVAVSRCSTEYHQEALELAARELAGEYRQLISFMLGGEYQPQEMYKYKPVWLVAALTRAKQPANPQWFAYSSLPASYLTANFTWAPVVEPYTYKKWDYVTRKNVDTQAKRSKIVIEFEETEKKISAIKNLFAKLMPAKTPIAPSVYDMATITFRYSSDADNDVMRLIYLNPNHPELWLARIINAAMQSPDFSSESDKRIIIHALEGMMALGTAYGPMAHLLVASAMISNDKTVRAYAAEVWIHGASQNTISSQQIGDIIGRHQAIELSPFKRFTDLLQSNLFQVSKPHNQALQTLLNACLARLSNKPATGLKKLLEIYTEVLAANKPAVIPAEVLAKLDIWGEVEALGKVVGKVKLVGGVK, encoded by the coding sequence AAACGCTTGATAAGGCTCAGAAAAAGCAACTGGTGCCCGAATTAAAAAAGCTGTATAAAATTTATTCGGAATACAAGGAGACCAAAAGTGGCAGTTACAAGCGTAAAGGAACCGACGCGCAAATCCATATACTGGGCGTAACCGGTTTTGTATGCCATAACCGCAAAGATTTTGCGCAGGATCAGGAGGGAATACTGAACAAAAAGACGATGGACGCTATACTGCCGTGGTATTGCCCAACCTGGTTTAACGATTTTATAAACCACCCCGCCGCCAACGAATTTTCTATATGGTTTTTAGATTATGCATGGTATATGGAAATGGCGGAGCACGGCTACATCGGCTTTAACCCGGCAATATTAGCCAGGTTACTTCCCTATTACCTATATAAAGCAGGAAGAGCGCAGCAACAAACTTACCTGCCCGATAACCTCATATACAGAAGTATTACCCTGGCCGAACACATCTGGTATCTTTTTGAACATGAATCGGACGTGCACCTCGCCGACAAACCGTTCAACCTCCCCGGTGTACCCGCCGAAGGTATCTGGACACATGCCTTTAAAACCCACAGCGATGCCGGCAGAATTGATAGGCAGCGGGTTTTAAAGGAGTGTTTAAAAGCGGCGAACAGCAACTTTGCCCAATATGCAGCCAACTGGTTCGTCTCCCTTTTTATGCATCTCGAGCCTTCAAAAACAGAACTGCTAACCTTGCAGGACGATTTGCTGCACCTCCTCAATTCGCCACACAGCAAACCCGTAAACACGGCCATAAAATATATAAAGGATATTTGCGACGATGCCGGTTTTAACATCGACGCGTTTTTAGATCATGTGCCGCTGCTGCTGTCCTCGGAGTCAAAAGCCACGGTATCCACCACGCTGATGACTTTGGATAAGCTGGCTAAAAAGTATAAGGACAAAGCCGAAACCATCATGGGCATCGGCTGCCAGGCATTTATTCACCAGGATAACAGTTTGCAGGTTCGCGCGGCCAAACTGCTGCAAAAATATGGCGATCCTGCATCCGAAGATCTGAAAGCCGCCCTGGCCGCTTACCAGGATGCCCTCCTTTTTGACGCCCGCAATTTGTTAACGGCTTTTTTGGATAACAGCGAAGAAGTACCGGCAGAAGCAAGCCATCCCCAGGAACAACCCGAACCTCAACAGGCCCTTGTACAAATACCCTACCCCCAAACCTTTGATGAACTGGTATTTTTAGCCAGCCAGGCCTTTGATAACAATCAGCCGTATCATTTCGACCTGCTGCCGGCCGCCCTGCTGCATTTCCAAGGCGAAATGACGGCCAAAAATATCAGCAAGCTTATCCCCGCCTTCCAGCGGGCCTGTAAAATGATCTCGTCCGATTTTACCAGTACCATGGGTTACCTGGATAATATGCTGGCCACCTTTTTTGCCGACTACAGCCGCCTGCTGGTTGAACTTTACCCCTTGCAAACAACCGAACTGAAACAGCTTCGCGAATCGTTTATGGAAGCATTTAAAAAGCACGAGCTATGGGGCAGGTACATCAGCCGGATAGATAACGTAAAAAGCTGGAACAGGGGCTCAAGCTATAAAACACACAAACACGTGCTACTGGCGGCCTTTTTTATGCTCGAGCGTAAAATAAACCTGCCCATGCTCTCCACCCCAACGCACGAGCCTTGCTGGGTATCTCCCCTTACGCTGGTGCAGCGGCTTATTAAATATAAGGTGGCCAATGTGGCGCCCGCCGATATCGATTTCCAGGTGGCAGTGTCCCGCTGCTCGACTGAATACCACCAGGAAGCGTTGGAACTGGCGGCCCGCGAATTAGCCGGCGAGTACCGCCAGCTCATCAGCTTTATGCTGGGCGGCGAATACCAACCACAGGAGATGTATAAATACAAGCCTGTTTGGCTGGTAGCGGCCCTTACCCGCGCCAAACAACCGGCAAACCCGCAATGGTTTGCATACAGCAGTCTCCCGGCCAGCTACCTTACCGCCAATTTTACCTGGGCTCCTGTAGTAGAGCCCTATACCTATAAAAAGTGGGATTACGTTACCCGCAAAAATGTAGATACCCAGGCCAAACGCAGTAAAATAGTTATTGAGTTTGAGGAAACAGAAAAGAAAATAAGCGCCATCAAAAACCTGTTTGCCAAACTGATGCCCGCCAAAACGCCGATAGCCCCATCGGTGTATGATATGGCCACCATAACTTTTAGATATAGTTCAGACGCCGATAACGATGTGATGCGCCTTATTTATTTAAACCCCAACCATCCCGAACTATGGCTGGCACGAATCATCAATGCGGCGATGCAAAGCCCGGATTTTAGCAGTGAGAGTGATAAAAGGATTATTATCCACGCGCTCGAGGGCATGATGGCGCTCGGCACCGCTTACGGCCCCATGGCGCACCTGCTGGTGGCATCGGCCATGATCAGCAACGATAAAACCGTACGCGCCTACGCCGCCGAAGTGTGGATACATGGCGCAAGCCAAAATACCATCAGCAGCCAGCAAATAGGCGACATTATTGGCCGCCACCAGGCCATTGAATTAAGCCCCTTTAAACGCTTTACCGACCTGCTACAATCCAACCTGTTCCAGGTATCCAAACCCCACAACCAGGCCCTGCAAACCCTCCTGAACGCCTGCCTGGCCCGTTTAAGCAATAAACCCGCCACCGGGTTAAAAAAACTATTGGAAATTTACACTGAGGTATTGGCTGCTAATAAACCGGCTGTTATCCCGGCCGAGGTATTAGCTAAATTGGATATTTGGGGAGAGGTGGAAGCGTTGGGGAAAGTTGTAGGAAAGGTGAAGTTGGTGGGAGGGGTGAAATAG